Below is a genomic region from bacterium.
GTTGAAGACTAGGGTATCTTAGCCCCTGTAAGCGGTAACTGGGAACTGCCCATTAGGTAGGAGTCTATGTTGTGGGCAGCTTCACGCCCTTCCATAATGGCCCAGACAACTAGGGATTGGCCACGACGCATGTCGCCTGCGGCGAAGATGCCTGGGATGTTGGTCATATAGTTGGTGTCGGCTTTAACATTGCTGCGTGCATCGAGTTCGATGCCAAGCAAATTTAGGAGCCCGTCTTTTTGGGGATGCATAAATCCTAGCGCCAGCAATACCAGGTCGGCTTTGATTTCGAATTCGGAGTTGGGGACTTCATTCATTGGTCGGCGGCCATCAGTACCTGGTTCACCGAATTCAACTCGGACAGCATTTAGCTTTTGAACGAGTCCTTTAGCTCCGCTGAATGACTTGGTATTGATGCTCCAATCGCGAATACCGCCTTCTTCATGGGCGCTCGATGTTCGAAGGATGAAAGGCCAGTTAGGCCAGGGCATTTCTGGAGTTCGCTCGTTAGGCGGCTTTGGCAGCAATTCGATTTGGTTCACTTCAACTGCGCCTTGCCGGATTACTGTGCCAAGACAATCCGCCCCTGTATCACCCCCGCCGATGATAACGACATGTTTTCCTTCGGCAGAGATTCGCTCTGGATTGATGATTGTATCACCAGCGTTAATTCGGTTTTGCTGAGTGAGGAAGGGCATCGCAAAGTGAATTCCTGCTAACTCACGGCAGGGGACAGGAAGGTCACGGGGAATGGTTGATCCGCCAGTGAGGCAGATGGCGTCAAAATGGGCACGAAGCTCTTCGGCAGTGATATCGACCCCAACATTTACCCCCATCTTGAAGATGATCCCCTCGTCAGCCATCAAGCGAAGGCGGCGATCTAAAACGCTCTTATCGAGCTTAAAATCAGGGATGCCAAATCGTAAAAGCCCGCCTGCGCGATCTGCACGTTCGAAAATGGTTACCAAATGCCCCGCTCGATTAAGCTGCTGAGCCGCCGCTAAACCCGACGGGCCGGAACCAATGACAGCCACTGTCTTTTCGGTCCGCTCTGAAGGTGGTTTGGATTGAACCCAACCCTGTTCGAAAGCATAGTCGATAATGTGCTGTTCGATTTGCTTAATGGTCACAGGATCACGGTTTATGCCAAGAACGCATGAAGCTTCACAAGGGGCAGGGCAGAGACGGCCGGTGAATTCTGGGAAGTTGTTTGTTGCGTGTAGCCTGTCAATAGCATCTTTCCATCGCTCGCGGTGCGTTAAATCCTGCCAATCGGGCATAATGTTACCAAGGGGGCAGCCCCATTGGCAAAATGGCGTGCCGCAATCCATACATCGAGAAGCCTGTACTCGAAGTTCATCAGGCTTAAGATGAAGGTGGACTTCCTTCCAATCCTGTTTGCGTTCTTTTACCGGCCTATCTGGCGCAAGCTTGCGATTATGTTTGAGGAAGCCTTTTGGATCAGCCATGTGGCGCCACCTCTGCCAGCTTCTTTATCATATCTTTGTATTCGGACGAAATGATCTTGACGAATTGAGGAAGGGTCGTCTCCCATGCGTCCAGTAACTCTCTAGCACGGGCGCTGTGGGTGTAGGCATAGTGGGATTCGATGAGCGCCAGCAGCGTATCAATATCCTCGCGGTCGGTTAAGG
It encodes:
- a CDS encoding glutamate synthase subunit beta, with protein sequence MADPKGFLKHNRKLAPDRPVKERKQDWKEVHLHLKPDELRVQASRCMDCGTPFCQWGCPLGNIMPDWQDLTHRERWKDAIDRLHATNNFPEFTGRLCPAPCEASCVLGINRDPVTIKQIEQHIIDYAFEQGWVQSKPPSERTEKTVAVIGSGPSGLAAAQQLNRAGHLVTIFERADRAGGLLRFGIPDFKLDKSVLDRRLRLMADEGIIFKMGVNVGVDITAEELRAHFDAICLTGGSTIPRDLPVPCRELAGIHFAMPFLTQQNRINAGDTIINPERISAEGKHVVIIGGGDTGADCLGTVIRQGAVEVNQIELLPKPPNERTPEMPWPNWPFILRTSSAHEEGGIRDWSINTKSFSGAKGLVQKLNAVRVEFGEPGTDGRRPMNEVPNSEFEIKADLVLLALGFMHPQKDGLLNLLGIELDARSNVKADTNYMTNIPGIFAAGDMRRGQSLVVWAIMEGREAAHNIDSYLMGSSQLPLTGAKIP